From Mucilaginibacter rubeus, a single genomic window includes:
- a CDS encoding TonB-dependent receptor yields the protein MPTKSTSNPNHYKGMQFYTLCRRSVHYQPVQTMPAGATPVKYNSGMSRIQSMLIRMKLITLLMLAACLQISAAGYSQNISLSQKQVSLESVFKNIEKQTNYNFFYKLELLSSLNKVSIDVKNVPVTDVLDMVLKNQPVTYKIVDNIIVINATNAAAVQSLKPITVTGTVKDGKGAALPGVTITVKDGKSSAVTDGNGYFKIVVEEQAVLQITSVGYKKQEIPVNGRTVLAITLDDDVSQLNQVVVIGYGKQSREKITDAITTVKGAELNRYSGASFAQQLAGKAAGVVINDASAQPGTDPQIVIRGIGTLTAGRSPLIVVDGFPLSEGSSFNSINPQDIETLDILKDPASAAIYGSRAANGVILLTTKKGSGDKVKVSLDIYSGFQERHDNMKYVDAYQAATYFTEARDWGYVSKDPNNRSINDDRATRVAKGASLRELRLNYLQPYLDGKQGLTNTNWLNEVFRKAPMSSYNLSVSGSSGKTNYYISSNYFKQDGIVINNGLERYSGTIKVESKISKMFTYGVSVNPSFNKEKYFNNNANNSNDVVSDVTISYPFFPAYNADGSVAISQQIKGNTPEDGALGENPVALATKIKNNLNDTRLFGNTYLVFEPLAGLKFKTVLGTDIRSNFYDYYRPSDVGGYRAAAPQPASAIETNGHIYNYITENTVDYSKSIGHHDFDILAGYTFQSENGANTAVTGSGIPDDNITNIAGASAFSLVSSRYQWTQISYLARLQYAYADKYLLSATIRRDGSSRFGDNNKWGNFPSVTAGYILSKEPFFPENKVLTFAKIRASWGSAGNNQIGSYSSKALIGSASANGGVNEYNYNYVFGSTLSPGFAATTTANNNLTWETKNSTDIGIDLAFFQKFNLVADYYKSTTKNLLLNVPIPEQSGFTNSIQNIGKVANHGFEFELSGNNLNAGPFKIGFNANLATNVNKVLALAPGQTQIIQGPASNFITKVGGPVAAMYGYNVIGIYKTQDEINNTPHLAGTLTGDYKVADTNHDGVIDSRDQVSYGTYSPKFTYGFGANIAYKRFELNVAFNGVYGRKIYDNGLATLDDSGEGFSMPSVYYFENRYHPVDNPNGTYAQPNLGNLSSARRLTRAASIFYYKGDYLRLRNAQLAYNLPEALTSKVKISHIRLYCSANNLFTWTKFRGYNPDATSGNVLTDGLSNANYPIARSFIFGANVTF from the coding sequence TTGCCAACTAAATCAACAAGTAACCCTAACCATTACAAAGGTATGCAATTTTATACGCTTTGCCGCCGGTCTGTGCATTATCAGCCGGTACAAACAATGCCCGCAGGTGCAACACCTGTAAAGTACAATTCGGGGATGTCCCGGATACAATCAATGCTCATTCGCATGAAACTGATTACCCTGTTAATGCTTGCCGCCTGTTTGCAGATCAGCGCTGCCGGCTATAGTCAAAATATCAGCCTCTCTCAAAAGCAGGTTAGCCTGGAGAGCGTTTTTAAAAACATTGAAAAACAAACCAATTACAATTTCTTTTACAAGCTTGAGCTACTCAGTAGCCTCAACAAAGTCAGTATCGATGTAAAAAATGTTCCGGTAACCGATGTGCTTGATATGGTTTTGAAGAACCAGCCGGTAACCTATAAAATAGTCGATAATATTATTGTTATTAACGCTACAAATGCAGCGGCAGTCCAAAGCCTTAAACCGATAACCGTAACCGGTACGGTGAAAGACGGCAAAGGTGCTGCCTTGCCCGGCGTTACTATAACGGTTAAAGATGGCAAATCATCGGCAGTTACTGATGGAAATGGCTACTTTAAAATTGTAGTTGAAGAACAAGCTGTATTACAAATTACTTCCGTGGGCTATAAAAAACAGGAAATACCTGTTAATGGCCGTACAGTGCTGGCTATCACGCTTGATGACGATGTTAGTCAATTAAACCAGGTAGTTGTTATTGGCTACGGCAAGCAATCGCGTGAAAAAATTACCGACGCGATAACCACGGTAAAAGGAGCCGAGTTAAACAGGTACTCGGGCGCCAGCTTTGCACAGCAACTTGCCGGTAAAGCGGCCGGCGTAGTGATCAATGATGCTTCGGCGCAACCCGGAACCGATCCGCAGATCGTGATCAGGGGTATTGGTACTTTAACAGCAGGTCGGTCACCACTTATTGTTGTAGATGGGTTTCCATTATCAGAAGGCAGTAGCTTTAACTCTATCAATCCGCAGGATATAGAAACACTGGATATATTGAAAGATCCGGCTTCTGCAGCAATTTATGGCTCAAGGGCCGCGAACGGCGTTATCCTCCTCACTACAAAAAAGGGCAGCGGCGATAAGGTGAAGGTTTCGCTGGATATATATTCAGGTTTCCAGGAAAGGCATGATAACATGAAATACGTTGATGCCTACCAGGCGGCCACCTATTTTACAGAAGCCCGCGACTGGGGATATGTATCAAAAGATCCGAATAACAGAAGCATCAATGATGACCGCGCCACAAGGGTTGCAAAGGGTGCATCGTTAAGGGAGCTGCGCTTAAATTACCTGCAACCATATCTTGACGGTAAGCAAGGGCTTACCAATACCAACTGGCTCAATGAAGTATTTCGCAAGGCGCCAATGAGCAGTTATAATTTGTCGGTTTCCGGTTCATCGGGCAAAACCAATTATTATATCTCATCCAATTATTTTAAGCAGGATGGTATTGTGATTAATAACGGCTTGGAGCGATACAGCGGTACCATCAAGGTTGAATCCAAAATCTCCAAAATGTTTACGTACGGCGTTTCGGTTAACCCATCGTTTAACAAGGAAAAATACTTTAATAATAACGCTAACAACTCTAATGACGTAGTGAGTGATGTTACCATTAGTTATCCTTTTTTCCCTGCTTATAATGCTGATGGTTCTGTTGCCATAAGCCAGCAGATAAAAGGTAATACACCTGAAGATGGCGCATTGGGCGAAAATCCAGTTGCATTGGCCACCAAGATTAAAAATAACCTGAACGATACCCGCCTGTTTGGAAACACTTACCTGGTTTTTGAACCGTTAGCCGGGCTTAAATTTAAAACAGTACTGGGTACGGATATCAGGAGCAATTTTTATGATTATTACAGGCCATCAGATGTAGGCGGATACCGCGCAGCAGCACCGCAACCGGCTTCGGCTATTGAAACTAACGGGCATATCTATAATTACATTACTGAAAATACAGTTGATTATTCTAAAAGCATTGGTCACCATGATTTTGATATTTTGGCGGGTTATACTTTCCAATCCGAAAACGGTGCAAACACTGCTGTAACCGGCTCCGGAATCCCCGATGATAACATCACTAATATTGCGGGTGCCAGCGCATTCAGCTTAGTGTCATCACGCTACCAGTGGACCCAGATCTCATACCTGGCCCGTTTACAATACGCGTATGCTGATAAGTATTTGTTATCCGCAACCATCAGGAGGGACGGCTCATCACGCTTTGGTGATAACAATAAATGGGGTAACTTCCCATCGGTAACGGCAGGTTATATCCTGAGTAAGGAACCTTTTTTTCCTGAAAATAAAGTCCTCACCTTCGCCAAAATCCGTGCAAGCTGGGGATCGGCGGGTAATAACCAAATAGGATCATACAGTTCAAAAGCACTTATCGGGTCGGCATCTGCAAATGGCGGAGTTAATGAATATAACTACAATTATGTTTTCGGCAGTACGCTGAGCCCCGGTTTTGCTGCTACAACTACGGCTAACAACAACCTTACCTGGGAAACTAAAAACTCAACCGACATTGGTATCGACCTGGCTTTTTTCCAAAAGTTCAATCTCGTGGCCGATTATTATAAAAGCACTACCAAAAACCTGTTGCTGAATGTGCCTATTCCTGAGCAATCGGGTTTTACCAACTCTATTCAGAATATTGGTAAGGTGGCCAACCATGGTTTCGAGTTTGAACTTTCGGGTAATAACCTTAACGCAGGGCCTTTCAAAATAGGTTTTAACGCCAACCTGGCTACCAACGTGAACAAGGTATTGGCCTTAGCTCCCGGACAAACCCAAATCATACAAGGGCCGGCAAGTAATTTTATCACCAAAGTAGGCGGCCCGGTTGCGGCTATGTATGGCTACAACGTTATAGGTATTTATAAAACGCAGGATGAGATTAACAACACGCCGCATTTGGCCGGTACATTAACAGGTGATTATAAAGTAGCGGATACCAACCATGATGGCGTAATTGACAGCCGCGACCAGGTATCCTACGGAACCTACAGCCCTAAATTTACCTATGGCTTCGGAGCAAATATTGCTTACAAACGCTTTGAGCTTAATGTTGCGTTTAACGGGGTTTATGGCCGCAAAATATATGATAACGGTTTAGCCACCCTTGATGATTCGGGCGAAGGCTTTTCTATGCCGAGCGTTTATTATTTTGAAAACAGGTATCACCCTGTCGATAATCCAAACGGAACCTACGCACAGCCCAATCTTGGTAACTTATCATCGGCCAGAAGACTTACACGTGCCGCCAGCATTTTTTACTACAAAGGCGATTATCTGCGATTGAGAAACGCGCAACTGGCTTATAATCTGCCGGAGGCTTTAACCTCAAAAGTTAAGATCAGCCATATCCGTTTATACTGCTCGGCCAATAACCTGTTTACCTGGACAAAATTCAGGGGGTACAATCCTGATGCTACCAGCGGCAATGTGCTTACGGATGGCTTGTCGAATGCAAACTACCCTATTGCAAGGTCATTCATTTTTGGTGCTAATGTTACATTTTAA